In one window of Fusobacteria bacterium ZRK30 DNA:
- a CDS encoding zinc ribbon-containing protein codes for MYAAGEKPGVGTYMCVMCYLELIIETDNEELPKCPDCGSGLYKKVD; via the coding sequence ATGTATGCAGCAGGTGAAAAACCAGGTGTAGGAACTTATATGTGTGTCATGTGTTACTTAGAATTAATAATAGAGACGGACAATGAGGAACTACCAAAATGCCCAGATTGTGGTTCAGGTCTCTACAAAAAGGTGGATTAA
- a CDS encoding RidA family protein, giving the protein MIERIVIPPYDEYGLSTFVRTDDLVHIGHFGGYCDKKGTVLTTIEEQMEQTLKELDLSLKKIHLTLKNVVKMTVILKNIEDFHGMHSVWMKYFDKDSFPVRTVITSDFVSKDCLVQVEGTACYE; this is encoded by the coding sequence ATGATAGAACGAATCGTTATTCCGCCTTATGATGAATATGGTCTTTCAACATTTGTAAGAACAGATGATCTGGTACACATCGGCCATTTTGGTGGTTACTGCGATAAAAAAGGTACGGTATTAACAACTATTGAAGAACAAATGGAACAAACATTAAAAGAACTGGATCTGTCACTAAAAAAAATTCACCTGACTCTTAAAAACGTCGTTAAGATGACAGTTATACTAAAAAATATTGAAGATTTTCACGGGATGCATAGTGTTTGGATGAAGTATTTTGATAAAGACAGCTTCCCGGTAAGAACAGTAATAACTTCAGATTTTGTAAGTAAAGATTGTCTTGTTCAAGTCGAGGGAACAGCGTGTTACGAATAA